Within the Desulfobotulus mexicanus genome, the region CGATTTTCTCCAACCCTTCTCACCTTACCGTCCTGAAGAATACGCAGCAGCTTGGCCTGGAGAAAAAGTGGCATTTCAGATATTTCATCCAGCAGAAGGGAGCCGCCACTGGCTTCGGCAAAAAGGCCAGGACGGTTTTTACTGGCACCAGTAAAGGCACCCGCCGTATGTCCGAAGAACTCACTTTCCATGAGGTGTTCCGGGATTCCTGCGCAGTTGACTGGAATAAAAGGACCTTTGGTCCTGCTGCTTTCTTTGTGTATGGCCCTTGCCACCAGTTCTTTTCCGGAACCGCTTTCTCCGAGTATCAGGATTGGGCCTTGGGCTTTGGCCACCTGCCGTATCTGTTCGAAAAGCAGTCTCATGGACGTGCTCTGACCATGCATGCCGTGGAATCCTTCGGCAGACAGAAATCCCCGCATTCTGGAAAGGGTTTCCCGTAGTTGTTTTCTTTCCAGAATACGCCTGACACTGAGGATGAAATGTTCCAGATCCAGCGGCTTGGTCAGGAAATCTTCGGCTCCTGCCTTCAGGGCTTCAACGGCCTTTGATATGGTCCCAAAGGCTGTGATTATAAGAAAGGCCGGAGATGGTTCAAGTTGTTTTTTTTCAAGAACTTCCTTTAGAAAAAGCATGCCGTCCATCCCCGGCAGGCTGAGGTCGGAAATCACAAGGTCCGGCCACTGCTGCCGCATTTTTTTGATCCCCTCCTCGGCACTGGCAGCCCAGTCTGCATGAAGACCTGCATCCCGGATTTCATCACTGAGCATGGCAGCCAGAGCCCTGTCATCTTCCACTATCAGTATCCGTGCCTCGTTTTTTTCTGCCATGTCTCTGATGTTTCCTTTTTTTCTGTCTGTTCCGGAATAAAAAGATGAAAGCATGTACCGCCTTCGGGCTTATCTGTGGCTTCCACAAAACCGCCATGCTCTTCCGCTACGGTAAGTACAACGGAAAGACCAAGCCCGGTACCTTCGCCCGTCGGTTTGGTGGTAAAAAAAGGTTCAAATATTTCAGAACGGATTTCAGGGGCAATGCCGGGTCCCTGGTCACAGACGGAAAAGAGAATCCCCCTGTTCTTATATTGCCATGAAAAATTGATTTTTCCCGAAGGTGCACACTGGATGGCGTTACGCAGAAGATTGATCAGTGCCTGTTGAACCCGCATGGTGTCCATGAGGAGGGGCATTTTTTTCTCAGGACCCTCCATTCGTATGTCCGCCGGGTTGATACCTGTTTCTTCGGATACGGCGGCTGTAACGGTGGCTGCCAGTCGGGCCGGTTCCGCAGGAGAACAGCGCAGGGGATTCCTTCTGCTGAAATTCAGAAGCTGTCGTATGATGAGGTCCATTCGTCTGACCTGTCTGCGGATGTCTTCAAGGTTTGTTTTCTGATTTTCCCTGAGATTGTTTTCGCGCAGGGTGCGTTGTGCCTTGCCGCTGATGATGCTTAAGGGTGAACCCAGCTCATGGGCAGTACCCGCAGCCAGCCTGCCCAGAGCCGCCAGTTTTTCTGAATGACGGAGTTTTCTTTCCAGTGCTTCCTGTTTCTGCTGCTGGGAGCGGAGGCTTTCTTCTGTCTCTTCAATGCTGTTAAGCATGTGGTTGAAGCTGATGCCAAGGGAGACAATTTCCCTGGGCCCGGTTTCCTGGAAGCGGTGACTTCGTTTTCCTTCGGCAACAAGCGCCATGCTTTCTGTCAGTCTTCTGAGATGTTTTCCCAGGGCGCGGTGATGTCCGATGAGTACAAGGGCAGACAGGATGACCAGTAGTGCGCCGAGGATCACCAAGCCTCTGAAGCGGATTGACTGAATATGCTCGCTGAATTCACTACCTCTGCGGGTAAGATGGAGAAGGCCGATAATACGTCCCCCCTGGTCTGTGAGAGGAACAAAATAGGAATAGACATGGCGGCCTGCAATACGTCCGTATTCGCCAAGATTTTCACCGTCTGCGGCTAATTCGGTAAGGCGCTCGGTTTCGGGTTCCGGATCAGCAATGCCCAGTCGGAGAATCTCGCTTCCCTGCTGGTCATAGATGTAGGCACTGTAAATTCTTCCGATGGCCAGAGCGGATTCCAGAGCCTGCTGCATGCTTGGCATGCTGTTTTGTTCAAGGGCAGAACCTATGGGCAGCTGAATTGCACGGGCTACAAGTTCCAGATCTTTTTTCATCTGTTCTTCTACCCGGTTTTCTATGGATTTGAGGGCCAGGGCTCCGAACACGGCAAGGGTAATGATGAGGGGGGTGAGCATATAAATCAATAGGGTTGTGCGTAGGCTTGCGGGACCAGGGAATAAAAAAAACTGTTTCATTTTTTCTCCTTCCGACCAAATTTATGTCACATGTGCCATAAAGATACAAGTGTGCAGTGTATGGCTGATGGCGGAAATTTAAGTTTTCTTTGGATCTAAGATTTTTGTATTTAAAGAAATAATGATTTTTTGTTTTTTTGAATGGGGTTGGCATCTGGAATGCAATGCTTAAATGTTCAGATTGCATATCTGTTTTTTGTGCAGTTTTCGTATGTTTTGTAGCAATGAATTAATTGAATGTGTCTAAAGGAGGAGTGTATGTACCAAAGATTTTACGGGGTTCTGGCTTTATGTGTTTGTGTGTTTGCTTTTATGGCAGTCTCTGCCACGGCGCAGGACGCCTATCAGGAACCGGCAATGTCCGGGAAGACCATGGAAGTAAGTGATGCGGACCTGCAGAAGGCTGCGGAAGCGTATGTGGAAATTGTACAGATCAATCAGGCTTTTCAGGAGTCTGTTCAGGATGTGGATACGCCCGAAGAAAGACAGAGCCTTCAGGTTAATGCCAATGAAAAAATGCTGGGTGCTGTTGAAGATGCAGGGCTCAATGCCCAGAGCTACAACATGATAGTTCAGCAGGTGGGAGCAGATGAGAATCTGAGACAGGAGTTCACTGCAAAGCTGAGGGCGCTTCAGTAATTTAAAAAAAAGCCCGGCTACCTTTTAGGGGATAGCCTTGCAAGAAAAGGCCAGTCACCGCCGGATTTCCCAAGACAGGAGATCCGGCGGGCCTGTTTTTATACCCGTCACACAGAAGTACAGACACTAAGTCAATTTGCCCGTGACGCAATTCGAAACGATATCTGCAATGCTCTGTTTTGCTCTGACCCATTGCGTGCTAAGTTAAAAAGTTTCCATAGTGCAGCAGGCACTGTGCCCTTTTTATACAGGACAGGCAGGTATAGTGATTTTATTAACGGATCGGTGGTCTAATTATCATTTTGAGGAATCTTGGTTTATCGAGGCACCATTGAAAAAAGTATGGAACGGAATGGTGCAGGTGGAAGACTGGCCCCTATGGTGGGAGTGCTTGATTTCTTCTTCTTCGCCCGATGCATTGCCTGCGGGTATTCAGGGTAAGACTTACAATACCCGGTGGAGGGGGGCCTTGTCTTATCGTCTCGATGTGGGAGCTGTGATCCGGGAAATCAGTCCGGAAGCTTTAATTCGTGCGGATATCTATGGAGACATTCAGGGTGAATGTCTGTGTCGTATTGAAGAGGAGATGCAGGGTACACGGGGTTTTTTATATTTGAATGTTCGTACGGCTAAGCCATGGATGACCCTTCTGTCCCCGCTTTTAAAAGGTTATTTCAGTGAGAATCACAAGCGTATTATGGTAAAAGGAAAGCAGGGTTTTGTACGCCATCTGACTG harbors:
- a CDS encoding sigma-54-dependent transcriptional regulator; the protein is MAEKNEARILIVEDDRALAAMLSDEIRDAGLHADWAASAEEGIKKMRQQWPDLVISDLSLPGMDGMLFLKEVLEKKQLEPSPAFLIITAFGTISKAVEALKAGAEDFLTKPLDLEHFILSVRRILERKQLRETLSRMRGFLSAEGFHGMHGQSTSMRLLFEQIRQVAKAQGPILILGESGSGKELVARAIHKESSRTKGPFIPVNCAGIPEHLMESEFFGHTAGAFTGASKNRPGLFAEASGGSLLLDEISEMPLFLQAKLLRILQDGKVRRVGENREDQVDVRILAATHQDMEKDVQQENFRKDLFFRLETFTLRVPPLREREEDKELLAARFMEQFALAMDKRIRGFSSSALDLITHYPFPGNVRELRNAMERAVTFAKGKLILPEDLPARIRNPHCTPSPIAEAGTQILPTDRLIPLAELELRYIRHVLKETGGNKRSAATILGIGRRTLYRKLGEG
- a CDS encoding sensor histidine kinase, which translates into the protein MKQFFLFPGPASLRTTLLIYMLTPLIITLAVFGALALKSIENRVEEQMKKDLELVARAIQLPIGSALEQNSMPSMQQALESALAIGRIYSAYIYDQQGSEILRLGIADPEPETERLTELAADGENLGEYGRIAGRHVYSYFVPLTDQGGRIIGLLHLTRRGSEFSEHIQSIRFRGLVILGALLVILSALVLIGHHRALGKHLRRLTESMALVAEGKRSHRFQETGPREIVSLGISFNHMLNSIEETEESLRSQQQKQEALERKLRHSEKLAALGRLAAGTAHELGSPLSIISGKAQRTLRENNLRENQKTNLEDIRRQVRRMDLIIRQLLNFSRRNPLRCSPAEPARLAATVTAAVSEETGINPADIRMEGPEKKMPLLMDTMRVQQALINLLRNAIQCAPSGKINFSWQYKNRGILFSVCDQGPGIAPEIRSEIFEPFFTTKPTGEGTGLGLSVVLTVAEEHGGFVEATDKPEGGTCFHLFIPEQTEKKETSETWQKKTRHGY
- a CDS encoding DUF4168 domain-containing protein, whose translation is MYQRFYGVLALCVCVFAFMAVSATAQDAYQEPAMSGKTMEVSDADLQKAAEAYVEIVQINQAFQESVQDVDTPEERQSLQVNANEKMLGAVEDAGLNAQSYNMIVQQVGADENLRQEFTAKLRALQ